Proteins from a single region of Struthio camelus isolate bStrCam1 chromosome W, bStrCam1.hap1, whole genome shotgun sequence:
- the LOC138060838 gene encoding ankyrin repeat family A protein 2 isoform X4, whose product MASSTNLDVGAQLVVEECTTSYSLPPMPDIKVEHQLDPSTEEGPAQSVTMGMKFILPNRFDMNVCSRFVKSLNEEDSKNIQDQVNSDLEVASVLFKAECNIHTSPSPGIQVRHVYTPSTTKHFSPIKQSTTLTNKHRGNEVSTTPLLVNSLSVHQLAAQGEMLYLATRIEQENVINHKDEEGFTPLMWAAAHGQIAVVEFLLQNGADPQMLGKGRESALSLACSKGYTDIVKMLLDCGVDVNEYDWNGGTPLLYAVHGNHVKCVKILLESGADPTIETDAGYNSMDLAVALGYRSVQQVIESHLLRLLQNIKE is encoded by the exons ATGGCGTCTTCAACAAACTTAGATGTTGGAGCCCAGTTAGTTGTGGAAGAATGCACCACTAGCTACAGCCTTCCACCCATGCCAGACATTAAGGTGGAACATCAGCTTGACCCTAGCACAGAGGAAGGCCCAGCTCAGAGTGTCACAATGGGAATGAAATTCATTTTGCCCAACAGATTTGATATGAATGTCTGCTCGCGATTTGTGAAATCTTTGAATGAAGAGGACAGTAAAAATATTCAAGATCAAGTTAACTCTGACCTTGAAGTGGCATCTGTCTTATTTAAAG CTGAATGCAACATCCATACTTCTCCTTCCCCTGGTATCCAAGTAAGACATGTTTACACTCCATCAACTACTAAGCATTTCTCACCAATAAAACAATCAACTACCCTAACTAACAAACATAGGGGAAATGAAGTCTCTACAACACCTCTGCTTGTAAATT CTCTATCAGTTCATCAGCTAGCTGCTCAGGGAGAAATGCTGTATCTGGCCACACGTATTGAACAAG AAAATGTAATCAATCATAAGGATGAAGAAGGATTTACCCCTCTGATGTGGGCTGCTGCTCACGGGCAGATAGCAGTAGTGGAATTTCTCCTCCAGAAT GGTGCAGATCCTCAGATGTTGGGGAAAGGGCGAGAAAGTGCCCTCTCACTGGCTTGCAGTAAAGGATATACAGATATTGTCAAAATGCTGCTTGACTGTGGAGTTGATGTAAACGAGTATGACTGG aATGGAGGCACACCTCTACTCTATGCAGTACATGGGAACCATGTGAAATGTGTAAAAATTCTTCTTG AAAGTGGTGCTGATCCAACTATTGAAACAGATGCTGGCTATAATTCCATGGATTTGGCTGTAGCCTTGGGCTATAGGAGTG
- the LOC138060838 gene encoding ankyrin repeat family A protein 2 isoform X3 has protein sequence MASSTNLDVGAQLVVEECTTSYSLPPMPDIKVEHQLDPSTEEGPAQSVTMGMKFILPNRFDMNVCSRFVKSLNEEDSKNIQDQVNSDLEVASVLFKAECNIHTSPSPGIQVRHVYTPSTTKHFSPIKQSTTLTNKHRGNEVSTTPLLVNSLSVHQLAAQGEMLYLATRIEQENVINHKDEEGFTPLMWAAAHGQIAVVEFLLQNGADPQMLGKGRESALSLACSKGYTDIVKMLLDCGVDVNEYDWNGGTPLLYAVHGNHVKCVKILLESGADPTIETDAGYNSMDLAVALGYRSGNRSSPPRTISIVFFLHYMRLFL, from the exons ATGGCGTCTTCAACAAACTTAGATGTTGGAGCCCAGTTAGTTGTGGAAGAATGCACCACTAGCTACAGCCTTCCACCCATGCCAGACATTAAGGTGGAACATCAGCTTGACCCTAGCACAGAGGAAGGCCCAGCTCAGAGTGTCACAATGGGAATGAAATTCATTTTGCCCAACAGATTTGATATGAATGTCTGCTCGCGATTTGTGAAATCTTTGAATGAAGAGGACAGTAAAAATATTCAAGATCAAGTTAACTCTGACCTTGAAGTGGCATCTGTCTTATTTAAAG CTGAATGCAACATCCATACTTCTCCTTCCCCTGGTATCCAAGTAAGACATGTTTACACTCCATCAACTACTAAGCATTTCTCACCAATAAAACAATCAACTACCCTAACTAACAAACATAGGGGAAATGAAGTCTCTACAACACCTCTGCTTGTAAATT CTCTATCAGTTCATCAGCTAGCTGCTCAGGGAGAAATGCTGTATCTGGCCACACGTATTGAACAAG AAAATGTAATCAATCATAAGGATGAAGAAGGATTTACCCCTCTGATGTGGGCTGCTGCTCACGGGCAGATAGCAGTAGTGGAATTTCTCCTCCAGAAT GGTGCAGATCCTCAGATGTTGGGGAAAGGGCGAGAAAGTGCCCTCTCACTGGCTTGCAGTAAAGGATATACAGATATTGTCAAAATGCTGCTTGACTGTGGAGTTGATGTAAACGAGTATGACTGG aATGGAGGCACACCTCTACTCTATGCAGTACATGGGAACCATGTGAAATGTGTAAAAATTCTTCTTG AAAGTGGTGCTGATCCAACTATTGAAACAGATGCTGGCTATAATTCCATGGATTTGGCTGTAGCCTTGGGCTATAGGAGTG
- the LOC138060838 gene encoding ankyrin repeat family A protein 2 isoform X2, producing MASSTNLDVGAQLVVEECTTSYSLPPMPDIKVEHQLDPSTEEGPAQSVTMGMKFILPNRFDMNVCSRFVKSLNEEDSKNIQDQVNSDLEVASVLFKGNICTFVNPLEVVLRSRDRRSKIPAECNIHTSPSPGIQVRHVYTPSTTKHFSPIKQSTTLTNKHRGNEVSTTPLLVNSLSVHQLAAQGEMLYLATRIEQENVINHKDEEGFTPLMWAAAHGQIAVVEFLLQNGADPQMLGKGRESALSLACSKGYTDIVKMLLDCGVDVNEYDWNGGTPLLYAVHGNHVKCVKILLESGADPTIETDAGYNSMDLAVALGYRSVQQVIESHLLRLLQNIKE from the exons ATGGCGTCTTCAACAAACTTAGATGTTGGAGCCCAGTTAGTTGTGGAAGAATGCACCACTAGCTACAGCCTTCCACCCATGCCAGACATTAAGGTGGAACATCAGCTTGACCCTAGCACAGAGGAAGGCCCAGCTCAGAGTGTCACAATGGGAATGAAATTCATTTTGCCCAACAGATTTGATATGAATGTCTGCTCGCGATTTGTGAAATCTTTGAATGAAGAGGACAGTAAAAATATTCAAGATCAAGTTAACTCTGACCTTGAAGTGGCATCTGTCTTATTTAAAG gtaACATTTGTACATTTGTGAACCCCTTAGAAGTAGTCCTGCGATCCAGGGACCGCAGGTCAAAAATCCCTG CTGAATGCAACATCCATACTTCTCCTTCCCCTGGTATCCAAGTAAGACATGTTTACACTCCATCAACTACTAAGCATTTCTCACCAATAAAACAATCAACTACCCTAACTAACAAACATAGGGGAAATGAAGTCTCTACAACACCTCTGCTTGTAAATT CTCTATCAGTTCATCAGCTAGCTGCTCAGGGAGAAATGCTGTATCTGGCCACACGTATTGAACAAG AAAATGTAATCAATCATAAGGATGAAGAAGGATTTACCCCTCTGATGTGGGCTGCTGCTCACGGGCAGATAGCAGTAGTGGAATTTCTCCTCCAGAAT GGTGCAGATCCTCAGATGTTGGGGAAAGGGCGAGAAAGTGCCCTCTCACTGGCTTGCAGTAAAGGATATACAGATATTGTCAAAATGCTGCTTGACTGTGGAGTTGATGTAAACGAGTATGACTGG aATGGAGGCACACCTCTACTCTATGCAGTACATGGGAACCATGTGAAATGTGTAAAAATTCTTCTTG AAAGTGGTGCTGATCCAACTATTGAAACAGATGCTGGCTATAATTCCATGGATTTGGCTGTAGCCTTGGGCTATAGGAGTG
- the LOC138060838 gene encoding ankyrin repeat family A protein 2 isoform X1, with protein MASSTNLDVGAQLVVEECTTSYSLPPMPDIKVEHQLDPSTEEGPAQSVTMGMKFILPNRFDMNVCSRFVKSLNEEDSKNIQDQVNSDLEVASVLFKGNICTFVNPLEVVLRSRDRRSKIPAECNIHTSPSPGIQVRHVYTPSTTKHFSPIKQSTTLTNKHRGNEVSTTPLLVNSLSVHQLAAQGEMLYLATRIEQENVINHKDEEGFTPLMWAAAHGQIAVVEFLLQNGADPQMLGKGRESALSLACSKGYTDIVKMLLDCGVDVNEYDWNGGTPLLYAVHGNHVKCVKILLESGADPTIETDAGYNSMDLAVALGYRSGNRSSPPRTISIVFFLHYMRLFL; from the exons ATGGCGTCTTCAACAAACTTAGATGTTGGAGCCCAGTTAGTTGTGGAAGAATGCACCACTAGCTACAGCCTTCCACCCATGCCAGACATTAAGGTGGAACATCAGCTTGACCCTAGCACAGAGGAAGGCCCAGCTCAGAGTGTCACAATGGGAATGAAATTCATTTTGCCCAACAGATTTGATATGAATGTCTGCTCGCGATTTGTGAAATCTTTGAATGAAGAGGACAGTAAAAATATTCAAGATCAAGTTAACTCTGACCTTGAAGTGGCATCTGTCTTATTTAAAG gtaACATTTGTACATTTGTGAACCCCTTAGAAGTAGTCCTGCGATCCAGGGACCGCAGGTCAAAAATCCCTG CTGAATGCAACATCCATACTTCTCCTTCCCCTGGTATCCAAGTAAGACATGTTTACACTCCATCAACTACTAAGCATTTCTCACCAATAAAACAATCAACTACCCTAACTAACAAACATAGGGGAAATGAAGTCTCTACAACACCTCTGCTTGTAAATT CTCTATCAGTTCATCAGCTAGCTGCTCAGGGAGAAATGCTGTATCTGGCCACACGTATTGAACAAG AAAATGTAATCAATCATAAGGATGAAGAAGGATTTACCCCTCTGATGTGGGCTGCTGCTCACGGGCAGATAGCAGTAGTGGAATTTCTCCTCCAGAAT GGTGCAGATCCTCAGATGTTGGGGAAAGGGCGAGAAAGTGCCCTCTCACTGGCTTGCAGTAAAGGATATACAGATATTGTCAAAATGCTGCTTGACTGTGGAGTTGATGTAAACGAGTATGACTGG aATGGAGGCACACCTCTACTCTATGCAGTACATGGGAACCATGTGAAATGTGTAAAAATTCTTCTTG AAAGTGGTGCTGATCCAACTATTGAAACAGATGCTGGCTATAATTCCATGGATTTGGCTGTAGCCTTGGGCTATAGGAGTG
- the LOC104152983 gene encoding U3 small nucleolar RNA-associated protein 15 homolog yields the protein MASYKPVVVPAQPRLGEKVTQDTLYWRGYKTPVQIKEFGAINKIDFSPVSPYNYAVTASSRIHIYGRYSQEPIKTFSRFKDAAYCATYRDDGKLLVAGSEEGSIRLFDISGRAPLRQFDGHTKAVHVVGFLSDKYRIFSGGDDYSSNLWDIPSATEIVSYSEHTDYVRCGCASKLNADVFITGSYDHTVKVFDARTKKSVMTIEHGQPVESVLLFPSGGLLVSAGGRYVKVWDVLKGGQLLVSLKNHHKTVTCLCLNSSGQRLLSGSLDRHVKIYSTTSYKVVHSFNYATSILSLALSPEDETIVVGMTNGVLNVKHRKPEESKEKSQKKRQPAYRTYVKGRNYMPKQEDFYVSKPGKCVLRKYDKLLKSFQSSKALDAVLEPHIRLYTPEVTVAVMQELNRRGTLRSALAGRDEKQISLLLTFVTRRVIEPRFTPVLVTVADMITDIYQPVVGQSALVDKQFLKLQEAIGKEIDYQEELLEVLGMMDALFATLTKKRAAYLEENKSNGLTKTLEQDMNN from the exons ATGGCCAGTTACAAGCCGGTGGTGGTTCCGGCGCAGCCCAGGCTTGGCGAGAAGGTCACGCAGGACACGCTCTACTGGCGGGGCTACAAG ACACCTGTTCAGATAAAGGAATTTGGTGCCATAAACAAGATTGACTTCTCCCCAGTTTCTCCATATAACTATGCTGTCACAGCCTCCTCAAGG ATCCACATTTATGGTCGTTACTCTCAGGAACCAATCAAAACATTTTCTCGCTTCAAAGATGCTGCCTACTGTGCCACATACAGAGATGATGGCAAACTGCTTGTTGCTGGCAGTGAAGAAGGTAGCATTCGACTCTTTGATATCAGTGGAAGAGCACCACTGAGACAGTTTGATGGTCATACTAA AGCTGTTCATGTAGTGGGCTTTCTGTCTGATAAATACCGAATATTTTCTGGTGGTGATGATTATTCATCAAATTTGTGGGATATTCCCAGTGCTACAGAAATTGTGTCATACAGCGAGCATACGGACTACGTGAGATGTGGCTGTGCGAGTAAACTGAATGCAGATGTCTTTATaacag GTTCCTATGATCACACTGTGAAAGTATTTGATGCACgaacaaaaaaaagtgtcatgACAATAGAACATGGCCAGCCTGTGGAGAGtgtgcttctcttcccttctgggGGGCTTCTAGTATCTGCAG GAGGTCGATATGTCAAAGTTTGGGATGTACTAAAAGGTGGACAATTGCTAGTTTCACTTAAAAATCACCATAAAACTGTTACTTGTTTATGCCTGAACAGCTCTGGACAAAGGTTACTGTCAGGATCCCTGGACAG GCATGTGAAGATTTACAGTACAACTTCCTACAAAGTAGTCCACAGTTTTAACTATGCAACATCAATCCTCAGTCTTGCGCTGTCG cctGAAGATGAAACCATAGTTGTAGGCATGACCAATGGGGTGCTAAATGTTAAACATAGAAAACccgaagaaagcaaagaaaagtcTCAAAAGAAGAGACAGCCAGCATATAGAACCTatgtaaaaggaagaaattacaTGCCAAAACAG GAGGATTTCTATGTCAGTAAACCTGGAAAATGTGTTTTGAGGAAGTATGACAAGCTGCTGAAGAGCTTTCAGTCATCCAAGGCCCTTGATGCAGTACTGGAG CCCCACATCAGGCTGTATACTCCTGAAGTTACAGTTGCAGTCATGCAGGAACTAAATCGCAGAGGGACACTAAGGAGTGCGCTTGCTGGCCGAGACGAGAAGCAAATTAGTCTCCTCCTTACCTTTGTGAcaag GCGTGTGATTGAGCCTAGATTTACTCCTGTACTGGTAACTGTTGCAGATATGATCACTG ACATTTATCAGCCTGTGGTTGGACAGTCAGCGCTTGTTGATAAACAGTTCTTGAAACTCCAGGAAGCCATAGGAAAAGAGATTGACTATCAAGAGGAACTACTAGAAGTTTTGGGAATGATGGATGCGCTTTTTGCTACTTTGACTAAGAAAAGGGCTGCTTACCTAGAAGAGAACAAAAGTAATGGTCTTACAAAGACTCTGGAACAAGATATGAATAACTGA